One genomic segment of Mangifera indica cultivar Alphonso chromosome 6, CATAS_Mindica_2.1, whole genome shotgun sequence includes these proteins:
- the LOC123219188 gene encoding MAR-binding filament-like protein 1-1 → MNLAVGSSWPLLQFPSSSLCSQSSVFLYARNADTKRRNRVSTMASLRQDDFNENVSKKRRAVLLVGISVLPFLKLRARALEDLVTKESVQNKPVESQISELALQGDSPLNPFLSLLNALGIFGTAVLAPLYALTQKEKKASDAAIESMKNTLREKEATILSLKKEFESKFQKELEERTKLLKTAKEEHQVLTNQLNSANSTITGLGKELKNEKKLVEELKQQIVSLQSSLLKAGEDKSALEEKLKEKLDSIEVLQDRVNILSLDLKDMNDSVQNFRSSLAEKEMELKDLNSIYNQTKDKLAKAEAEVKGLRDELLKNEKELEMRNSLVDELNATVNSLIVERDGSKRKTDDLQREYDDLKLSSEKKATFDAKLLGEREEELHQLKQKLELVQNEVSGSQATIAKLTQEKDDLRKMLDVELIHVENLKHELKTTQETLGKTRNEASNLENQLIQSTNLCSELESEMSRVKSEFDEVRETFQNSLDEAKQSSEVLASELTASKELLKKTREELQIVTHQLAAATEECDSLKNELVDVYKKVEATANDLKEEKNVVASLNNELQALEKQIFKDKEARKSLEIDLEEATRSLDDMNRNVLTLSRDLDNANSHISSLKDEKEVLYKSLTEQKITAQEARENMEDAHDLVMRLGQERDSLDKKAKKLEEELGSAKGEVLRLRSQINSSKSLVDDQHPQKGAEENYVPDTTKRNGRRRKDGLSNSDDEDDITVTAKRTGRRKKTSSE, encoded by the exons ATGAACCTTGCAGTGGGGAGCTCTTGGCCTCTTCTTCAGTTTCCCTCCTCTTCTTTATGTTCTCAATCTTCAGTCTTTTTGTATGCTAGAAATGCAGACACCAAGAGGAGGAACAGAGTCTCAACTATGGCTTCCTTGAGACAGGATGACTTCAATGAGAATGTATCTAAGAAGAGGAGAGCTGTTCTTCTTGTGGGTATTTCAGTTCTTCCTTTCTTGAAACTCAGAGCGAGAGCTCTTGAAGATTTAGTCACAA AGGAAAGTGTACAAAATAAACCAGTGGAAAGCCAAATATCAGAG CTGGCACTTCAAGGAGATTCACCATTGAatccctttctttctcttcttaatGCACTCGGAATATTTGGGACTGCTGTGCTTGCCCCACTTTATGCTTTGACtcagaaagagaaaaaagcTTCTGATGCAGCTATAGAATCT ATGAAAAATACACTCAGAGAAAAAGAAGCTACCATTTTGTCATTGAAGAAAGAATTTGAGTCGAAATTCCAGAAGGAACTAGAAGAGCGAACAAAGCTACTCAAAACAGCAAAAGAAGAACATCAGGTTTTAACAAATCAACTAAATTCTGCTAACAGCACAATTACAGGCTTAGGGAAGGagctaaaaaatgaaaaaaaattggttgagGAGCTCAAACAGCAAATTGTTAGTCTTCAATCCAGTCTCTTGAAGGCTGGGGAAGATAAAAGTGCacttgaagaaaaactcaaggaAAAGCTTGATTCAATTGAGGTGTTACAAGACAGGGTTAATATACTCAGTTTAGACCTAAAAGATATGAACGATAGTGTTCAAAACTTCAGATCTTCTCTTGCTGAGAAGGAAATGGAGTTGAAGGACTTGAATTCTATCTACAACCAGACTAAGGATAAACTAGCCAAAGCAGAAGCAGAAGTCAAAGGATTGAGGGATGAACtcttgaaaaatgaaaaagaattagAAATGAGGAATTCTTTGGTGGATGAATTAAATGCAACAGTAAATTCTTTAATAGTTGAGAGAGATGGTTCGAAGAGGAAAACTGATGACCTTCAAAGGGAGTATGATGATCTGAAGTTATCTTCTGAGAAGAAGGCAACTTTTGATGCAAAGCTATTGGGAGAAAGAGAAGAGGAACTTCACCAGCTGAAGCAAAAGCTTGAGCTTGTGCAGAATGAAGTGAGTGGGAGTCAAGCAACAATTGCTAAGTTAACCCAAGAAAAGGATGACTTGAGAAAGATGCTGGATGTGGAATTGATTCATGTAGAAAATCTCAAACATGAGCTCAAAACAACTCAGGAGACTCTTGGGAAGACGAGAAACGAGGCTTCTAATCTGGAAAATCAACTAATACAATCAACAAACTTGTGCTCAGAGCTTGAGTCTGAAATGTCAAGGGTGAAATCTGAGTTTGATGAAGTTAGGGAAACATTTCAGAACAGCCTAGATGAGGCAAAACAAAGTAGCGAAGTGCTAGCCAGTGAGCTCACTGCATCAAAGGAGCTTTTGAAGAAGACTAGGGAGGAGCTGCAAATTGTGACCCATCAACTGGCTGCTGCAACTGAAGAGTGTGATAGCCTAAAAAATGAACTGGTAGATGTTTATAAGAAAGTAGAAGCCACAGCCAATGatttgaaagaagagaaaaatgttgtTGCCTCTTTGAACAATGAACTACAAGCTTTGGAGAAGCAAATCTTCAAGGACAAGGAGGCACGGAAGTCCCTTGAAATTGATTTGGAAGAGGCTACCAGATCACTTGATGACATGAACAGAAATGTGTTGACACTTTCTAGAGACCTAGATAATGCTAATTCTCATATTTCTAGTCTCAAAGATGAAAAAGAGGTGCTTTACAAGTCCCTAACTGAACAAAAGATCACAGCTCAAGAAGCCCGAGAAAACATGGAAGATGCCCATGATCTTGTCATGAGGCTTGGCCAAGAAAGGGACAGTTTGgacaagaaagcaaagaaactTGAAGAGGAATTGGGATCTGCCAAGGGTGAAGTACTGCGGTTAAGGAGTCAAATAAATTCATCCAAATCTCTTGTAGATGATCAACATCCTCAGAAAGGTGCAGAAGAAAACTATGTCCCTGACACTACAAAGAGAAATGGTAGGAGGAGAAAGGATGGTTTATCCAATTCTGATGACGAAGATGATATCACTGTTACTGCAAAGAGAACTGGTAGAAGGAAAAAGACTAGTTCAGAATGA
- the LOC123218059 gene encoding probable sulfate transporter 3.4 isoform X2, producing MGVNSNRIEDFSSPCCNNTKEVSIRISSELSTTSPIEIHNVSLPPHKTTFQKLKLRLSEIFFPDDPLHRFKNKQWYHKLLLWLQFFFPIFQWGPQYNLQLLRSDIISGLTIASLAIPQGISYAKLANLPPIVGLYSSFVPPLIYSILGSSRHLGVGPVSIASLVMGSMLQEAVSYTKDPILYLKLAFTATFFAGVFQASLGLLRLGFIIDFLSKATLIGFMAGAAVIVSLQQLKGLLGIVHFTTKMQFIPVMSAVFSHRDEWSWQTVVLGFSFLVFLLTTRHISMTKPKLFWVSAAAPLTSVILSTLLVFCIKSKAHRISIIGNLPKGLNPPSTNMLYFNGAFLAVAIKTGLVTGILSLTEGIAVGRTFASLKNYQVDGNQEMMAIGFMNMAGSCTSCFVTSGSFSRSAVNYNAGAQTAVSNVVMASAVLVTLLFLMPLFYYTPNVILGAIIITAVIGLIDYQSAYKLWKVDKLDFLACMCSFFGVLFISVPLGLAIAVALSVLKILLHVTRPNTVVLGNIAGTQVYHSLSRYPDAQRVSSFLILAVESPIYFANSTYLQERILRWIREEEEWISTNNGSTLKCIILDMTAVTAIDTSGIDMVCELRKMLEKRSLQFVLVNPVGSVMEKLHQSKVLESLGLNGLYLTVAEAVSDISSLWKAHA from the exons ATGGGCGTAAATTCAAACAGAATTGAAGATTTCTCCAGCCCCTGCTGCAATAACACTAAAGAGGTTTCTATTAGAATCTCTTCAGAGTTGTCAACAACGTCACCCATTGAGATACACAATGTTTCCCTGCCACCCCACAAGACTACTTTCCAAAAACTCAAGCTCCGTTTATCGGAAATCTTCTTCCCTGATGACCCACTTCACAGATTCAAGAACAAGCAATGGTATCACAAACTCCTACTGTGGCTTCAGTTCTTCTTCCCCATCTTCCAATGGGGGCCTCAGTATAATCTCCAGCTCCTGAGATCTGATATCATCTCTGGTCTCACCATTGCTAGCCTTGCCATCCCTCAG GGTATCAGCTACGCAAAGCTTGCAAATTTGCCTCCAATAGTTGGACTCT ATTCAAGCTTTGTTCCTCCATTAATTTACTCTATTCTGGGTAGTTCTAGGCATCTTGGTGTTGGTCCAGTCTCTATAGCTTCTTTGGTTATGGGATCAATGCTTCAAGAGGCTGTTTCATACACTAAAGATCCAATTTTGTATCTCAAATTGGCCTTCACTGCCACCTTCTTTGCCGGTGTGTTTCAGGCATCGTTAGGTCTTCTAAG GCTAGGATTCATAATCGATTTTCTTTCCAAGGCAACACTTATCGGGTTCATGGCTGGAGCAGCAGTCATTGTATCACTGCAACAACTCAAAGGATTGCTTGGAATTGTTCATTTTACCACCAAGATGCAATTTATTCCTGTAATGTCCGCTGTTTTCAGCCACAGAGATGAG TGGTCCTGGCAAACTGTTGTATTGGGGTTCAGCTTCCTGGTTTTTCTGTTGACAACAAGGCATATT AGCATGACGAAACCGAAGCTTTTCTGGGTATCAGCTGCTGCCCCGTTAACATCAGTTATTCTTTCAACTCTTCTAGTCTTTTGCATCAAATCAAAGGCTCATAGAATCTCAATT ATTGGAAACTTGCCAAAGGGTTTGAATCCACCTTCAACAAACATGTTATACTTTAATGGTGCTTTCTTGGCTGTAGCTATCAAAACTGGCCTTGTTACTGGGATCCTTTCCCTCACT GAAGGAATTGCAGTGGGAAGGACATTTGCTTCTTTAAAGAATTACCAAGTCGATGGCAACCAAGAAATGATGGCTATTGGTTTCATGAACATGGCTGGTTCATGTACTTCATGCTTTGTTACCTCTG GCTCCTTTTCTCGATCTGCTGTGAACTACAATGCCGGAGCACAAACAGCAGTTTCTAACGTAGTAATGGCTTCAGCTGTGCTTGTGACTCTTCTGTTTCTCATGCCATTGTTTTACTATACTCCCAATGTCATCTTGGGAGCCATCATTATAACAGCAGTGATAGGGCTTATTGATTATCAGTCCGCATATAAATTATGGAAAGTTGACAAGCTTGATTTCCTGGCTTGTATGTGTTCCTTCTTTGGGGTTCTTTTCATATCTGTGCCCCTAGGTCTCGCCATCGCA GTTGCACTTTCGGTGTTGAAGATTCTCTTGCATGTCACCAGGCCAAACACAGTGGTCTTAGGCAATATTGCGGGAACACAAGTATACCACAGCCTCAGCCGATACCCAGATGCTCAAAGAGTCTCTTCATTTCTTATTCTAGCTGTTGAATCTCCCATTTACTTTGCCAATTCCACTTACCTTCAAGAAAGAATATTAAGATGGATTCGCGAGGAGGAAGAGTGGATAAGTACAAACAATGGGAGTACACTGAAATGCATAATCCTGGACATGACTG CTGTTACAGCCATAGATACAAGCGGTATTGACATGGTATGTGAACTAAGAAAGATGCTGGAGAAAAGATCACTTCAA TTTGTGTTGGTAAATCCTGTTGGAAGTGTGATGGAAAAGTTGCATCAGTCAAAAGTTTTGGAGTCTTTAGGGCTGAACGGCCTCTATCTCACGGTTGCAGAAGCTGTGTCAGATATTTCATCTTTGTGGAAGGCTCACGCATGA
- the LOC123218293 gene encoding FCS-Like Zinc finger 10: MVVNLMADSASESYVQSDTFGLRQISSSIFGIPGFLFGVSSKGPSDMDSVRSPTSPLDFRVFANLSNPFGVKSPRSASQNGCQMKWDCSKVGLGIINSLSEENKSSGEVLESLKRKNIVFGPQVKAAKPKSSSHYYGSVKPFTKCSSLPRNYMITPVSQNKTLEVQLGSSNGLIEHRGFPLEPESLNSSVPCLLDSTRFSSPIICSSQSPNMSCKAFCSTDRTTTMSEPLVTERSSFMEGLKSNSLPIPISFGNGYVGSLSAHEVELSEDYTCIISHGPNRKTTHIFGDCIVECQTHELANFAKKEEQGIQLPKGDTYQKGLTPYPSDEFLSFHYSCNKKLEKGADIYIYSGEKAFCSYDCHSEDIFAEEEIEKSCDNTPKISLGSSYHEDLFSMGMPMT; the protein is encoded by the exons ATGGTGGTTAATTTGATGGCTGATTCTGCTTCAGAGTCTTATGTTCAATCTGACACTTTTGGCCTAAGGCAAATAAGCAGTTCTATTTTTGGTATTCCTGGGTTCCTTTTCGGAGTTAGTTCTAAAGGTCCTTCTGATATGGACTCTGTTAGGAGCCCTACATCTCCTCTAGATTTTAGAGTTTTTGCAAACCTTAGCAACCCATTTGGTGTTAAGTCTCCTAGATCAGCATCCCAAAATGGCTGTCAAATGAAGTGGGATTGTAGTAAGGTTGGCCTTGGCATCATAAATTCCCTTTCTGAGGAAAACAAATCAAGCGGTGAAGTTCTTGAATCATTAAAGAGGAAGAATATCGTTTTTGGGCCACAGGTGAAGGCTGCCAAACCTAAGTCCTCAAGTCATTACTATGGCTCAGTTAAACCTTTTACCAAATGCAGTTCTTTGCCTAGAAACTACATGATTACTCCGGTTTCTCAAAACAAAACTCTTGAGGTTCAATTGGGTAGCTCGAATGGTCTTATTGAGCATAGAGGATTCCCATTAGAGCCTGAATCATTAAACAGTTCTGTGCCTTGTTTGTTGGATTCAACAAGGTTTTCCTCTCCTATAATCTGCTCAAGTCAAAGTCCCAATATGAGTTGCAAAGCATTTTGTTCAACAGATAGAACTACCACAATGAGTGAACCGCTGGTTACTGAAAGAAGTTCCTTCATGGAAGGCCTTAAGTCAAATTCTCTTCCAATTCCCATTAGTTTTGGCAATGGATATGTTGGTTCTCTCTCTGCACATGAAGTAGAGCTTTCTGAGGATTATACTTGTATAATATCCCATGGTCCAAATCGCAAAACAACTCATATTTTTGGTGACTGTATTGTGGAATGTCAAACCCATGAGTTGGCCAATTTTGCCAAAAAGGAAGAGCAAGGGATTCAATTGCCGAAAGGTGATACGTACCAGAAGGGTTTAACCCCTTATCCATCTGATGAATTTTTGAGCTTCCATTACTCGTGcaataaaaaattggaaaaggGTGCAGACATTTATATTTACAG TGGCGAGAAAGCATTTTGCAGTTATGATTGCCATTCCGAGGATATATTTGCTGAGGAAGAAATAGAGAAAAGTTGTGACAATACTCCCAAAATCTCTCTTGGATCAAGCTACCATGAAGATCTCTTCTCAATGGGTATGCCCATGACATAA
- the LOC123218066 gene encoding protein SYS1 homolog — translation MFYGAVVWDPWLIVAQIVCLQCLYYISLGLSISILVGTRVSRMSLVYFFDFATITASTLTGWCVIASILLTSIAGAGFMLHIVERAKKCLDFSATLYIIHLFICIIYGGWPSSITWWAVNGTGLAVMALLGEYLCIRRELLEIPITRYRANA, via the exons ATGTTCTATGGTGCAGTTGTATGGGATCCTTGGCTAATTGTTGCCCAAATTGTTTGTCTTCAATGCCTATACTATATCAGCCTTGGTTTATCTATATCCATTCTTGTCGGGACTCGTGTATCACGGATGAGTCTTGTGTATTTCTTTGACTTTGCTACAATCACTGCCTCTACTCTCACCGGTTGGTGTGTTATTGCTTCAATTCTGCTGACCTCGATTGCTGG GGCTGGATTTATGCTTCATATTGTTGAGAGGGCAAAGAAGTGCTTAGATTTTTCAGCAACTCTGTACATCATCCATCTTTTTATATGCATCATATATGGGGGTTGGCCTTCATCAATCACGTGGTGGGCTGTTAATGGCACTGGACTTGCAGTGATGGCTTTGCTAGGTGAATATCTGTGCATTAGACGTGAACTACTAGAGATTCCGATAACACGCTACAGAGCAA ATGCTTAA
- the LOC123218059 gene encoding probable sulfate transporter 3.4 isoform X1, whose product MGVNSNRIEDFSSPCCNNTKEVSIRISSELSTTSPIEIHNVSLPPHKTTFQKLKLRLSEIFFPDDPLHRFKNKQWYHKLLLWLQFFFPIFQWGPQYNLQLLRSDIISGLTIASLAIPQGISYAKLANLPPIVGLYSSFVPPLIYSILGSSRHLGVGPVSIASLVMGSMLQEAVSYTKDPILYLKLAFTATFFAGVFQASLGLLRLGFIIDFLSKATLIGFMAGAAVIVSLQQLKGLLGIVHFTTKMQFIPVMSAVFSHRDEWSWQTVVLGFSFLVFLLTTRHISMTKPKLFWVSAAAPLTSVILSTLLVFCIKSKAHRISIIGNLPKGLNPPSTNMLYFNGAFLAVAIKTGLVTGILSLTEGIAVGRTFASLKNYQVDGNQEMMAIGFMNMAGSCTSCFVTSGSFSRSAVNYNAGAQTAVSNVVMASAVLVTLLFLMPLFYYTPNVILGAIIITAVIGLIDYQSAYKLWKVDKLDFLACMCSFFGVLFISVPLGLAIAVALSVLKILLHVTRPNTVVLGNIAGTQVYHSLSRYPDAQRVSSFLILAVESPIYFANSTYLQERILRWIREEEEWISTNNGSTLKCIILDMTAVTAIDTSGIDMVCELRKMLEKRSLQVRNPNRNIPRMPHSWMISANLGAFSLQFVLVNPVGSVMEKLHQSKVLESLGLNGLYLTVAEAVSDISSLWKAHA is encoded by the exons ATGGGCGTAAATTCAAACAGAATTGAAGATTTCTCCAGCCCCTGCTGCAATAACACTAAAGAGGTTTCTATTAGAATCTCTTCAGAGTTGTCAACAACGTCACCCATTGAGATACACAATGTTTCCCTGCCACCCCACAAGACTACTTTCCAAAAACTCAAGCTCCGTTTATCGGAAATCTTCTTCCCTGATGACCCACTTCACAGATTCAAGAACAAGCAATGGTATCACAAACTCCTACTGTGGCTTCAGTTCTTCTTCCCCATCTTCCAATGGGGGCCTCAGTATAATCTCCAGCTCCTGAGATCTGATATCATCTCTGGTCTCACCATTGCTAGCCTTGCCATCCCTCAG GGTATCAGCTACGCAAAGCTTGCAAATTTGCCTCCAATAGTTGGACTCT ATTCAAGCTTTGTTCCTCCATTAATTTACTCTATTCTGGGTAGTTCTAGGCATCTTGGTGTTGGTCCAGTCTCTATAGCTTCTTTGGTTATGGGATCAATGCTTCAAGAGGCTGTTTCATACACTAAAGATCCAATTTTGTATCTCAAATTGGCCTTCACTGCCACCTTCTTTGCCGGTGTGTTTCAGGCATCGTTAGGTCTTCTAAG GCTAGGATTCATAATCGATTTTCTTTCCAAGGCAACACTTATCGGGTTCATGGCTGGAGCAGCAGTCATTGTATCACTGCAACAACTCAAAGGATTGCTTGGAATTGTTCATTTTACCACCAAGATGCAATTTATTCCTGTAATGTCCGCTGTTTTCAGCCACAGAGATGAG TGGTCCTGGCAAACTGTTGTATTGGGGTTCAGCTTCCTGGTTTTTCTGTTGACAACAAGGCATATT AGCATGACGAAACCGAAGCTTTTCTGGGTATCAGCTGCTGCCCCGTTAACATCAGTTATTCTTTCAACTCTTCTAGTCTTTTGCATCAAATCAAAGGCTCATAGAATCTCAATT ATTGGAAACTTGCCAAAGGGTTTGAATCCACCTTCAACAAACATGTTATACTTTAATGGTGCTTTCTTGGCTGTAGCTATCAAAACTGGCCTTGTTACTGGGATCCTTTCCCTCACT GAAGGAATTGCAGTGGGAAGGACATTTGCTTCTTTAAAGAATTACCAAGTCGATGGCAACCAAGAAATGATGGCTATTGGTTTCATGAACATGGCTGGTTCATGTACTTCATGCTTTGTTACCTCTG GCTCCTTTTCTCGATCTGCTGTGAACTACAATGCCGGAGCACAAACAGCAGTTTCTAACGTAGTAATGGCTTCAGCTGTGCTTGTGACTCTTCTGTTTCTCATGCCATTGTTTTACTATACTCCCAATGTCATCTTGGGAGCCATCATTATAACAGCAGTGATAGGGCTTATTGATTATCAGTCCGCATATAAATTATGGAAAGTTGACAAGCTTGATTTCCTGGCTTGTATGTGTTCCTTCTTTGGGGTTCTTTTCATATCTGTGCCCCTAGGTCTCGCCATCGCA GTTGCACTTTCGGTGTTGAAGATTCTCTTGCATGTCACCAGGCCAAACACAGTGGTCTTAGGCAATATTGCGGGAACACAAGTATACCACAGCCTCAGCCGATACCCAGATGCTCAAAGAGTCTCTTCATTTCTTATTCTAGCTGTTGAATCTCCCATTTACTTTGCCAATTCCACTTACCTTCAAGAAAGAATATTAAGATGGATTCGCGAGGAGGAAGAGTGGATAAGTACAAACAATGGGAGTACACTGAAATGCATAATCCTGGACATGACTG CTGTTACAGCCATAGATACAAGCGGTATTGACATGGTATGTGAACTAAGAAAGATGCTGGAGAAAAGATCACTTCAAGTAAGAAACCCCAACCGAAATATTCCTAGAATGCCACATTCTTGGATGATTTCAGCTAATCTTGGTGCTTTTTCTTTGCAGTTTGTGTTGGTAAATCCTGTTGGAAGTGTGATGGAAAAGTTGCATCAGTCAAAAGTTTTGGAGTCTTTAGGGCTGAACGGCCTCTATCTCACGGTTGCAGAAGCTGTGTCAGATATTTCATCTTTGTGGAAGGCTCACGCATGA